From the Nocardiopsis changdeensis genome, one window contains:
- a CDS encoding purine-nucleoside phosphorylase — protein sequence MTTGPEALAEQAAAALRSRTGVDSYDIALVMGSGWAPAADLLGEGRDELPTAELPGFLPPGVEGHSGTVRGIVDGDRNVLAFLGRTHLYEGHGTDAVVHNVRTAVAAGAKTIVLTNAAGGINSTYSVGSPVLIADHLNMTARSPLTGATFVDLTDTYSAELRTLAREVDPRLPEGVYAAMPGPHFETPAEIRMLRAMGADLVGMSTVLEAIAAREAGARVLGMSLVTNIAAGLEGANLDHEEVLAAGRDAADTVGRLLADIVARI from the coding sequence GTGACCACAGGACCCGAGGCCCTCGCCGAGCAGGCCGCCGCCGCGCTGCGCTCGCGCACCGGCGTGGACTCCTACGACATCGCCCTGGTCATGGGCTCGGGCTGGGCGCCCGCGGCCGACCTCCTGGGGGAGGGCAGGGACGAGCTGCCCACCGCCGAGCTGCCCGGCTTCCTGCCGCCCGGCGTGGAGGGGCACAGCGGCACCGTGCGCGGCATCGTCGACGGCGACCGCAACGTCCTGGCCTTCCTGGGCCGCACCCACCTGTACGAGGGGCACGGCACCGACGCCGTCGTGCACAACGTGCGCACCGCCGTCGCCGCCGGGGCCAAGACCATCGTCCTCACCAACGCCGCGGGCGGCATCAACTCCACCTACTCGGTGGGCTCGCCGGTGCTCATCGCCGACCACCTCAACATGACCGCCCGCTCGCCGCTCACCGGGGCGACCTTCGTCGACCTCACCGACACCTACTCCGCCGAGCTGCGCACCCTGGCCCGCGAGGTGGACCCGCGCCTGCCCGAGGGCGTCTACGCGGCCATGCCCGGCCCGCACTTCGAGACCCCCGCCGAGATCCGCATGCTCCGCGCCATGGGAGCCGACCTGGTCGGCATGTCCACCGTGCTGGAGGCCATCGCCGCCCGCGAGGCCGGGGCGCGGGTGCTGGGCATGTCCCTGGTGACCAACATCGCCGCCGGGCTGGAGGGCGCCAACCTCGACCACGAGGAGGTGCTGGCCGCCGGCCGCGACGCCGCCGACACCGTGGGCCGCCTGCTCGCCGACATCGTCGCCCGTATCTGA
- a CDS encoding phospho-sugar mutase → MTTDTVARARAWLEADPDPATREELSALLERVAAGDAEAAADLGDRFAGRLEFGTAGLRGALGAGPNRMNRAVVMRAAAGIAAWLHGRGGAGHVVVGYDARHRSADFARDSAAVLTGAGHRVSLLPGPLPTPVLAFAVRDLGADAGIMVTASHNPPQDNGYKVYVGGDRDDAGAQIVAPTDIEISAAIDEVGPLSALPLGTGWTVLGREAVDRYLRAVTALVPPGPRELSVVYTAMHGVGGAVLVEAMERAGFPAPERVAAQFDPDPDFPTVAFPNPEEPGALDLALAAAAEAGADLVVANDPDADRLALALPGRGPLTGDEVGGLLAEYVLDHTTGDDRVVAASIVSSSLLGKIARERGVHYEETLTGFKWLARAGAPGSRRVFAYEEALGYCLGGDGGRPVADKDGISAALAAAALAAAAKADGRTLADLLDDQARRYGLHLSDQLSVRVTDLSLIDTAMRRLRAEPPAAFGPLKVAGIDDFAAGHAGLPPTDALRFRLEGGARGRVTLRPSGTEPKLKAYAEIVMDVEGEVAATRAQGSALLAELMASVALVVRG, encoded by the coding sequence ATGACCACCGACACCGTCGCCCGCGCCCGCGCCTGGCTGGAGGCCGACCCCGACCCCGCCACCCGAGAGGAGCTGTCCGCCCTGCTGGAGCGGGTGGCCGCCGGGGACGCCGAGGCCGCCGCCGACCTGGGCGACCGCTTCGCCGGGCGGTTGGAGTTCGGCACCGCCGGCCTGCGCGGCGCGCTGGGCGCCGGGCCCAACCGGATGAACCGGGCCGTGGTCATGCGCGCCGCGGCCGGCATCGCCGCCTGGCTGCACGGCCGCGGCGGGGCCGGGCACGTGGTCGTCGGCTACGACGCCCGGCACCGGTCGGCGGACTTCGCCCGCGACAGCGCCGCCGTCCTCACCGGGGCCGGGCACCGGGTCTCCCTGCTGCCGGGACCGCTGCCCACGCCGGTGCTGGCCTTCGCCGTCCGGGACCTGGGCGCTGACGCCGGGATCATGGTCACCGCCAGCCACAACCCGCCCCAGGACAACGGCTACAAGGTGTACGTGGGCGGGGACCGCGACGACGCCGGGGCCCAGATCGTCGCCCCGACCGACATCGAGATCTCCGCGGCCATCGACGAGGTCGGCCCGCTCTCCGCACTGCCCCTGGGCACCGGGTGGACGGTGCTGGGCCGGGAGGCCGTCGACCGCTACCTGCGGGCGGTCACCGCGCTGGTCCCGCCCGGCCCCAGGGAGCTGTCGGTGGTCTACACCGCGATGCACGGGGTCGGCGGCGCGGTCCTGGTGGAGGCGATGGAGCGGGCCGGGTTCCCGGCGCCCGAGAGGGTGGCCGCCCAGTTCGACCCCGACCCGGACTTCCCGACGGTGGCCTTCCCCAACCCGGAGGAGCCCGGGGCGCTGGACCTGGCGCTGGCCGCGGCCGCGGAGGCCGGCGCCGACCTGGTGGTCGCCAACGACCCCGACGCCGACCGGCTGGCGCTGGCGCTGCCCGGGCGCGGCCCGCTCACGGGCGACGAGGTGGGCGGACTGCTCGCCGAGTACGTGCTCGACCACACCACCGGGGACGACCGGGTGGTGGCCGCCTCCATCGTCTCCTCCAGCCTGCTCGGCAAGATCGCGCGCGAGCGCGGGGTGCACTACGAGGAGACCCTCACCGGGTTCAAGTGGCTGGCCCGGGCCGGCGCGCCCGGCTCCCGGCGCGTCTTCGCCTACGAGGAGGCCCTGGGCTACTGCCTGGGGGGAGACGGCGGCCGCCCCGTCGCGGACAAGGACGGCATCAGCGCTGCGCTGGCGGCGGCGGCGCTGGCCGCGGCGGCCAAGGCGGACGGGCGGACGCTGGCGGACCTGCTCGACGACCAGGCCCGCAGGTACGGGCTGCACCTGAGCGACCAGCTCTCGGTGCGGGTGACGGACCTGTCGCTCATCGACACGGCGATGCGGCGGCTGCGCGCCGAACCGCCCGCCGCGTTCGGTCCCCTGAAGGTCGCGGGGATCGACGACTTCGCCGCCGGGCACGCGGGCCTGCCGCCGACCGACGCCCTGCGCTTCCGTCTGGAGGGCGGGGCCCGGGGGCGTGTGACGCTACGGCCTTCGGGCACCGAGCCCAAGCTGAAGGCGTACGCCGAGATCGTGATGGACGTGGAGGGCGAGGTCGCGGCCACCCGCGCGCAGGGTTCGGCGCTGCTCGCCGAACTGATGGCCTCGGTCGCCCTGGTGGTACGGGGGTAG
- a CDS encoding Lrp/AsnC family transcriptional regulator, whose product MAMGEQRRNGRRPDATDQTILSALAKDARTGITEIAALANVSRATAYNRIKRLTDEGVIRGYSVVTDHSKMGLGVTALVLISGSQPDWRANREILSSYPEIEYCWYVVGSADIVLLVRVANTNQLRDLILTRLQSLPGVTSTQTLTVIDEVVHRPVVEPGDTE is encoded by the coding sequence ATGGCCATGGGCGAGCAACGCCGGAACGGCCGGCGGCCGGATGCGACCGACCAGACGATCCTCAGCGCGCTCGCCAAGGACGCGCGGACCGGGATCACGGAGATCGCCGCGCTGGCCAACGTCTCCCGCGCCACGGCCTACAACCGGATCAAGCGCCTGACCGACGAGGGCGTCATCCGCGGCTACTCCGTGGTGACCGACCACTCCAAGATGGGCCTGGGCGTCACCGCGCTCGTGCTCATCTCCGGCAGCCAGCCGGACTGGCGGGCCAACCGGGAGATCCTCTCCTCCTACCCCGAGATCGAATACTGCTGGTACGTGGTCGGCTCGGCGGACATCGTCCTGCTGGTCCGCGTCGCCAACACCAACCAGCTGCGGGACCTGATCCTGACCCGCCTGCAATCGCTCCCCGGCGTGACGTCCACCCAGACGCTCACCGTCATCGACGAGGTCGTGCACCGTCCCGTCGTGGAGCCCGGCGACACCGAGTGA
- a CDS encoding thiamine pyrophosphate-dependent dehydrogenase E1 component subunit alpha: protein MSTHEPPDRDSVSVDHLDPDLTRALYTHMRTARDLDAEAVALQRQGVFPAYVSVRGQEAAQVASAAALDPERDFVFPTYREMASALAYGVEMVGYMATHRALWHGGLYDVMESRFGAINAVVGGPVPHAVGWAVGERMRGGEGVALAYFGDGASSEGDVHEAMNFAGVYGAPVVFFCQNNRWALSVPNERQVAGGSVAARARGYGMAGVTVDGNDAAAVYDAVTEAADRARRGGGPTLIEALTYRVEPHSTSDDTGRYRDETEADRWRAHRDPVALLRAALLEAGHATADELDAIDAQAGKRAEEIRDGVSAAPEPDGSELFTHVFRETTQELTRQRRIWEEEVQP, encoded by the coding sequence ATGTCGACCCACGAGCCGCCGGACCGGGACTCCGTCTCCGTGGACCACCTGGACCCCGACCTCACCCGCGCGCTGTACACGCACATGCGGACCGCACGCGACCTGGACGCCGAGGCCGTCGCCCTCCAGCGCCAGGGAGTCTTCCCGGCCTACGTGTCCGTCCGCGGACAGGAGGCGGCCCAGGTCGCCAGTGCGGCGGCGCTGGACCCCGAGCGCGACTTCGTCTTCCCCACCTACCGCGAGATGGCCTCGGCGCTCGCCTACGGGGTCGAGATGGTCGGCTACATGGCCACCCACCGGGCGCTGTGGCACGGCGGGCTCTACGACGTCATGGAGTCCCGCTTCGGCGCCATCAACGCCGTCGTCGGCGGCCCCGTCCCGCACGCCGTCGGCTGGGCGGTCGGCGAGCGCATGCGCGGCGGAGAGGGCGTCGCCCTGGCCTACTTCGGCGACGGCGCCAGCTCCGAGGGCGACGTCCACGAGGCCATGAACTTCGCCGGGGTCTATGGCGCCCCCGTCGTCTTCTTCTGCCAGAACAACCGCTGGGCCCTGTCGGTGCCCAACGAGCGCCAGGTCGCCGGCGGCTCCGTCGCCGCCCGGGCCCGGGGCTACGGCATGGCCGGGGTGACGGTGGACGGCAACGACGCCGCCGCCGTGTACGACGCCGTCACCGAGGCCGCCGACCGCGCCCGCCGCGGCGGGGGCCCCACCCTCATCGAGGCCCTCACCTACCGGGTGGAGCCCCACTCCACCTCCGACGACACCGGCCGCTACCGCGACGAGACCGAGGCCGACCGCTGGCGGGCGCACCGCGACCCGGTCGCGCTGCTGCGCGCCGCCCTCCTCGAGGCCGGCCACGCCACCGCCGACGAGCTCGACGCGATCGACGCCCAGGCGGGGAAGCGCGCCGAGGAGATCCGCGACGGCGTCTCCGCCGCACCCGAGCCCGACGGCTCCGAACTGTTCACGCACGTCTTCCGGGAGACCACCCAGGAGCTGACCCGGCAGCGCCGCATCTGGGAGGAAGAGGTCCAGCCGTGA
- a CDS encoding alpha-ketoacid dehydrogenase subunit beta, which translates to MTELIDRTDAAAETPVLEELSMQQAINRALRVLLAEDPDVLVFGEDVGALGGVFRVTDGLQKEFGDQRVFDTPLAESAIMGMAVGLAMNGWRPVPELQFDGFAYPAIDQIVNQVARMNYRTRGAAPMPITLRLPSFGGIQAPEHHGESLEALFAHTPGLKVVAPSDPADAYSLLLQSVRSDDPVVYMEPKARYWDRRPVRLTEPTDPIGTSRVVRPGRHATLIAWGAMVHRCVQVAELAAEDGVELEVLDLRWLKPIDAAGLAASVARTKRAVVVHEAPLTAGLGAEVAALVTEQCFRDLAAPVQRVTGFDVPYPAGPLEPQYLPTIDRILFAVQRTLEY; encoded by the coding sequence GTGACGGAACTCATCGACCGCACCGACGCCGCCGCCGAGACCCCCGTGCTCGAAGAGCTGTCCATGCAGCAGGCCATCAACCGGGCCCTGCGCGTCCTCCTGGCCGAGGACCCGGACGTCCTGGTGTTCGGCGAGGACGTGGGCGCCCTGGGGGGCGTCTTCCGGGTCACCGACGGACTCCAGAAGGAGTTCGGCGACCAGCGCGTCTTCGACACCCCGCTGGCCGAATCGGCGATCATGGGAATGGCGGTGGGCCTGGCCATGAACGGCTGGCGCCCCGTGCCCGAGCTCCAGTTCGACGGGTTCGCGTATCCGGCCATCGACCAGATCGTCAACCAGGTGGCGCGCATGAACTACCGCACCCGCGGCGCCGCACCCATGCCGATCACCCTGCGCCTGCCGTCCTTCGGCGGCATCCAGGCCCCCGAGCACCACGGGGAGAGCCTGGAGGCGCTCTTCGCCCACACCCCCGGGCTGAAAGTCGTGGCCCCCTCCGACCCCGCCGACGCGTACAGCCTGCTGCTGCAGTCCGTGCGCTCCGACGACCCGGTCGTCTACATGGAGCCCAAGGCCCGCTACTGGGACCGCCGCCCGGTCCGGCTCACCGAGCCGACCGACCCCATCGGCACCAGCCGCGTCGTCCGGCCCGGCCGCCACGCCACCCTCATCGCCTGGGGCGCCATGGTCCACCGGTGCGTCCAGGTGGCCGAGCTCGCCGCGGAGGACGGCGTCGAGCTGGAGGTCCTGGACCTGCGCTGGCTCAAGCCCATCGACGCCGCCGGACTGGCCGCCTCGGTCGCGCGCACCAAGCGCGCCGTGGTCGTCCACGAGGCCCCGCTCACCGCCGGGCTCGGCGCCGAGGTGGCGGCCTTGGTCACGGAGCAGTGCTTCCGCGACCTGGCCGCCCCCGTGCAGCGCGTCACCGGTTTCGACGTCCCCTATCCCGCGGGTCCCCTGGAGCCGCAGTACCTGCCGACGATCGACCGCATCCTGTTCGCGGTGCAGAGAACCCTGGAGTACTAG
- a CDS encoding biotin/lipoyl-containing protein — MAEENVTFTLPDLGEGLVEATVLEWQVSVGDVVERNAPLVEVETTKSAVVIPSPKAGRIVELHAQEDQVVPVGDPLVTFAVEAQEQQAGIVGRVPAEEARPARRVRLRPPSD; from the coding sequence ATGGCTGAAGAGAACGTCACCTTCACCCTCCCCGACCTCGGGGAGGGCCTCGTCGAGGCCACCGTCCTGGAGTGGCAGGTGTCCGTCGGCGACGTCGTCGAGCGCAACGCCCCGCTCGTGGAGGTGGAGACCACCAAGTCGGCCGTGGTCATCCCCTCGCCCAAGGCCGGGCGGATCGTCGAGCTGCATGCGCAGGAGGACCAGGTCGTCCCCGTGGGGGACCCGCTGGTCACCTTCGCCGTCGAAGCGCAGGAGCAGCAGGCGGGCATCGTCGGCAGGGTCCCCGCCGAGGAGGCCCGCCCCGCCCGCCGCGTCCGGCTCAGGCCGCCGTCGGACTGA
- a CDS encoding alpha/beta fold hydrolase — MRYVDLRPQSPAGAVPVLLLHGFGTNFDMNWQAAGWPRLLDSAGLRVLGPDLRGHGASGKPGDDASYLPECFVSDLVALLDELGVERVDAVGYSMGARLAWELALTRPERVRRLVLGGFGPGNAFDGTDLSAPGEGATPFDHVFRTVAALPGNDPAALAACARGQAARPFSPEPPVTVPTLLVTGAKDAIAAGAAELAAAVDGAHAEIPGRDHLNAVSSRLFKQAVLDFLAS, encoded by the coding sequence ATGCGCTATGTGGATTTGCGTCCGCAGTCCCCGGCGGGCGCCGTCCCCGTGCTTCTGCTCCACGGTTTCGGGACGAACTTCGACATGAATTGGCAGGCCGCCGGGTGGCCCCGGCTGCTGGACTCCGCGGGGCTGCGCGTGCTCGGCCCGGACCTGCGCGGGCACGGCGCCAGCGGGAAACCCGGCGACGACGCCTCCTATCTCCCCGAATGCTTCGTCTCCGACCTCGTCGCCCTGCTCGACGAACTCGGAGTGGAGCGGGTCGACGCCGTCGGATACTCCATGGGCGCGCGGCTGGCCTGGGAATTGGCGCTCACCCGGCCCGAGCGGGTGCGCCGCCTGGTCCTGGGGGGATTCGGCCCGGGGAACGCGTTCGACGGCACCGACCTGTCCGCGCCCGGCGAGGGGGCGACGCCCTTCGACCACGTGTTCCGCACGGTCGCCGCGCTGCCCGGCAACGACCCGGCCGCGCTGGCCGCCTGCGCCCGCGGCCAGGCGGCCCGGCCGTTCTCCCCGGAGCCTCCCGTCACGGTGCCGACACTGCTGGTCACGGGCGCCAAGGACGCGATCGCGGCGGGCGCCGCCGAGCTGGCGGCGGCGGTCGACGGGGCCCACGCGGAGATCCCCGGGCGGGACCACCTCAACGCGGTCTCCTCACGGCTCTTCAAGCAGGCCGTGCTCGACTTCCTCGCCTCCTGA
- a CDS encoding BMP family lipoprotein — protein MKRSNTLRFAAIAAAGVLALTACDNAAQEGSGEGGGDGGEEASELRVGLAYDVGGRGDRSFNDSAYRGLEQAMNELGIDAQEFEPTDGEADSAKVERLSTMAEEGYDVIIAVGFAYDGAVREVAPEYPEVDFAIVDSEIADVDNVTSLVFAEEQASFLAGAAAALSTEEDHVGFVGGVETPLIHKFEAGYAAGVAHVNEDITVEVDYLSQPPDFSGFSDPARGRELAQAQYDRGADVIYHAAGASGNGVLEAAVANDFLFIGVDSDQYENAEDDQKPFVLTSAIKQVDVAVFELIQSATEGDVAAGIERFDLAGGGVDYTTSNEELISPIQAELDEIKQQIIDGEIEVPTEP, from the coding sequence GTGAAGCGCAGCAACACGCTCAGGTTCGCCGCCATCGCGGCGGCCGGTGTGCTTGCCCTCACCGCGTGTGACAACGCGGCCCAGGAGGGATCGGGCGAAGGGGGCGGCGACGGCGGCGAGGAGGCCTCCGAGCTCCGCGTCGGACTCGCCTACGACGTCGGCGGTCGTGGCGACCGCTCGTTCAACGACTCGGCCTACCGCGGCCTGGAGCAGGCGATGAACGAGCTGGGCATCGACGCCCAAGAGTTCGAGCCCACCGACGGCGAGGCCGACTCCGCCAAGGTGGAGCGCCTGTCCACCATGGCCGAGGAGGGCTACGACGTCATCATCGCGGTCGGGTTCGCCTACGACGGCGCCGTCCGCGAGGTCGCGCCGGAGTACCCGGAGGTCGACTTCGCGATCGTCGACTCCGAGATCGCCGACGTCGACAACGTCACCAGCCTGGTCTTCGCCGAGGAGCAGGCCTCCTTCCTGGCCGGTGCCGCCGCGGCGCTGTCCACCGAGGAGGACCACGTCGGCTTCGTCGGCGGCGTCGAGACCCCGCTGATCCACAAGTTCGAGGCGGGCTACGCGGCCGGCGTCGCGCACGTCAACGAGGACATCACGGTCGAGGTCGACTACCTCAGCCAGCCGCCGGACTTCAGCGGCTTCAGCGACCCGGCCCGCGGCCGCGAGCTGGCCCAGGCCCAGTACGACCGCGGCGCCGACGTGATCTACCACGCCGCCGGCGCCTCGGGCAACGGCGTCCTGGAGGCCGCCGTCGCCAACGACTTCCTGTTCATCGGCGTCGACAGCGACCAGTACGAGAACGCCGAGGACGACCAGAAGCCGTTCGTGCTGACCTCCGCGATCAAGCAGGTCGACGTGGCCGTGTTCGAGCTGATCCAGTCCGCCACCGAGGGCGACGTCGCCGCCGGCATCGAGCGCTTCGACCTCGCGGGCGGCGGTGTCGACTACACCACCTCCAACGAGGAGCTCATCAGCCCGATCCAGGCCGAGCTCGACGAGATCAAGCAGCAGATCATCGACGGCGAGATCGAGGTTCCGACCGAGCCGTAA